Proteins from a genomic interval of Thamnophis elegans isolate rThaEle1 chromosome 2, rThaEle1.pri, whole genome shotgun sequence:
- the LOC116502439 gene encoding zinc finger protein 436-like → MVLHQITHRREKTYDCADCVKVSLEIPSGKRFSENSFLVKHLRTPTKGKPFECPDCGKNIRPQRTHSEEKPFECPDYGKLTILVIHQKTPIGEKYFECPICWKTFSYDSNLWSSNLVIHQRTHTGEKSFECPECGKNFSRNDHLVIHLRTHTGEKPFECPICGKSFSTHSNLVKHQMTHTGEKPFECPICGKSFITNSILVEHQRTHTGEKPFECPDCGKSFSQNSSLVRHQRTHT, encoded by the exons ATGGTGCTACATCAGATAACTCACAGGAGGGAGAAAACATATGACTGTGCAGATTGTGTGAAAGTTTCATTAGAAATTCCCAG TGGGAAAAGGTTCAGTGAGAATTCCTTCCTGGTAAAGCACCTGAGGACTCCCACAAAAgggaaaccctttgaatgtcccgaTTGTGGAAAAAATATA AGACCCCAGAGAACTCACTCagaagaaaaaccctttgaatgtcctgattatgGGAAACTCACAattctggtgatacaccagaagaCTCCCATAGGAGAGAAATAttttgaatgtcctatttgttGGAAAACTTTCAGTTATGATTCCAAttt gTGGAGTTCCAAcctggtgatacatcagaggacacacacaggagagaaatcctttgaatgtcctgaatgtgggaaaaaTTTCAGTCGAAATGACCACCTGGTGATACATCTgcgaactcacacaggagagaaacccttcgaatgtcctatctgtgggaaaagctttagtactCATTCCaatctggtgaaacaccagatgactcacacaggagagaaaccctttgaatgtcctatctgtgggaaaagctttattaCGAATTCGATCCTGgtggaacaccagaggactcacacaggagagaaaccctttgaatgtcctgattgtgggaaaagtttcagtcagaattccagtctggtgagacaccagaggactcacaca